The sequence CTGCAAAAGCACAACTGAGTTTTATCTGCAATGATTTAAGTGATCTTAGTAAATATTGTAAAACAACAGATACGCCTTTGTATCGCTTATTAAAAAGTCATTTGCCTGGTCCGTATACTTTTATATTACCTGCAAGTAAAGAAGTACCCAAGATTCTGCAAAATAAAAAGAGTACCATCGGATTAAGAATACCGGATAACAATATTGCCAGAACCATTGTAGCGGAATTGGGTCATCCTTTATTATCTGCTTCCTTACCTGGTGAAATGGTAGAGGAATATACAGATCCGGATACCATGTACGATAACTTTCATCATCTGGTAGACATAGTTATTGATGGAGGCAATGGGGGAATGGTTCCTTCCACCATTATTGATTGTACCAA is a genomic window of Sediminibacterium sp. TEGAF015 containing:
- a CDS encoding L-threonylcarbamoyladenylate synthase; protein product: MLLHIHPDNPNPRHIKTVVDCLLSGGIIIYPTDTIYGLGCDIFQPKAVERIARIKQIDPAKAQLSFICNDLSDLSKYCKTTDTPLYRLLKSHLPGPYTFILPASKEVPKILQNKKSTIGLRIPDNNIARTIVAELGHPLLSASLPGEMVEEYTDPDTMYDNFHHLVDIVIDGGNGGMVPSTIIDCTKSPYELVRQGAGIWEEQD